In Streptomyces sp. SN-593, a single genomic region encodes these proteins:
- a CDS encoding beta-class carbonic anhydrase — translation MSIDASAPANPPAPGTAPGADAPVTDRLVEANRRYAEQFTDPGMGAAPVLRVAVVACMDARLDLHKALGLELGDCHTIRNAGGVVTDDTIRSLAISQRALGTRSVVLIHHTNCGMQTITEDFRTDLEHEVGQRPTWAVEAFTDIDQDVRQSMARVRTSPFLAHTDDVRGFVFDVHTGLLREITNK, via the coding sequence ATGTCGATAGATGCCAGCGCCCCCGCGAACCCCCCCGCCCCCGGCACCGCACCGGGCGCCGACGCCCCGGTGACCGACCGGCTGGTCGAGGCCAACCGGCGCTACGCCGAGCAGTTCACCGACCCCGGCATGGGCGCCGCGCCCGTCCTGAGGGTCGCCGTCGTCGCCTGCATGGACGCCCGGCTGGACCTGCACAAGGCCCTCGGCCTGGAGTTGGGCGACTGCCACACCATCCGCAACGCGGGCGGTGTCGTCACCGACGACACCATCCGCTCCCTCGCCATCAGCCAGCGGGCCCTCGGCACCCGCTCCGTCGTACTGATCCACCACACCAACTGCGGCATGCAGACCATCACCGAGGACTTCCGCACCGACCTGGAGCACGAGGTCGGCCAGCGCCCCACCTGGGCGGTCGAGGCGTTCACCGACATCGACCAGGACGTGCGGCAGTCGATGGCCCGCGTCCGCACCTCCCCGTTCCTCGCCCACACCGACGACGTGCGCGGCTTCGTCTTCGACGTGCACACCGGCCTGCTGCGGGAAATCACGAACAAGTAA
- a CDS encoding UDP-N-acetylmuramoyl-L-alanyl-D-glutamate--2,6-diaminopimelate ligase codes for MPTAHQPTLRPPGAPRPAHVRPTPLADLARRLDPDAAADPAADGGPRVTGITHDSRAVRPGDLYAALPGARVHGADFAAQAAGAGAVAVLTDPAGATRAAATGLPVLVTPDPRAEMGELAAAVYGRPGEAMLRIGITGTSGKTTTSYLVEGGLRAGHAAGRTGLIGTVETRIGDERIKSERTTPEATDLQALFAVMSERGVDAAVMEVSSHALILGRVDGTVFDVGVFTNLSPEHMEFHSGMEDYFQAKARLFTPARSRLGVVNLDDEYGRRLVAEAGVPLVTFSADGSLDADWRAEDVQAGPMDSRFTAIGPKGERVRAVAPLPGPFNVANTLAALAALAAAGLDPQTAADGIAAVPGVPGRLERVDAGQPYLAVVDYAHKTDAVESVLRALRTTTDGRIHAVLGCGGDRDATKRGPMGAALARLADTAVLTSDNPRSEDPLRILTAMLAGAADVPAGQRGHVIVEPDRAAAVAAAVALARPGDIVLVAGKGHEQGQDIAGEVRPFDDREVLRAAIDKDRQEQ; via the coding sequence GTGCCCACAGCTCATCAACCCACCCTCAGACCACCGGGCGCCCCGCGCCCGGCCCACGTGCGCCCCACGCCGCTGGCCGACCTCGCCCGCCGCCTCGACCCGGACGCCGCCGCGGACCCGGCGGCGGACGGCGGCCCCCGGGTCACCGGCATCACGCACGACTCCCGCGCGGTCCGGCCCGGCGACCTGTACGCGGCCCTGCCCGGCGCCCGCGTACACGGCGCCGACTTCGCCGCGCAGGCCGCCGGAGCCGGCGCGGTGGCGGTGCTGACCGACCCGGCCGGCGCCACGCGCGCCGCCGCGACCGGCCTGCCCGTGCTCGTCACACCCGACCCGCGCGCCGAGATGGGCGAGCTCGCCGCCGCCGTCTACGGCCGGCCCGGCGAGGCCATGCTGCGGATCGGCATCACCGGCACCTCCGGCAAGACCACCACGTCCTACCTCGTCGAAGGGGGGCTGCGCGCCGGCCACGCCGCCGGCCGCACCGGGCTGATCGGCACCGTCGAGACCCGGATCGGCGACGAGCGGATCAAGAGCGAGCGCACCACCCCCGAGGCCACCGACCTCCAGGCGCTGTTCGCGGTGATGAGCGAACGCGGCGTGGACGCGGCGGTCATGGAGGTCTCCAGCCACGCCCTCATCCTCGGCCGCGTCGACGGCACCGTCTTCGACGTCGGGGTCTTCACCAACCTCAGCCCGGAGCACATGGAGTTCCACTCCGGCATGGAGGACTACTTCCAGGCCAAGGCGCGGCTGTTCACGCCGGCGCGCAGCCGTCTGGGCGTGGTCAACCTCGACGACGAGTACGGCCGCCGGCTCGTCGCGGAGGCCGGCGTGCCGCTGGTCACGTTCTCCGCGGACGGCAGCCTCGACGCCGACTGGCGGGCCGAGGACGTGCAGGCCGGCCCGATGGACAGCCGCTTCACCGCGATCGGCCCCAAGGGCGAGCGGGTGCGGGCGGTGGCACCGCTGCCCGGCCCGTTCAACGTCGCCAACACCCTCGCCGCGCTGGCCGCGCTGGCCGCCGCCGGGCTCGACCCGCAGACCGCCGCCGACGGCATCGCCGCCGTCCCCGGCGTGCCGGGCCGGCTGGAACGGGTCGACGCGGGCCAGCCCTACCTCGCGGTCGTGGACTACGCCCACAAGACCGACGCCGTCGAGTCGGTGCTGCGCGCGCTGCGCACCACCACCGACGGCCGTATCCACGCCGTGCTCGGCTGCGGCGGTGACCGGGACGCCACCAAGCGCGGCCCGATGGGCGCGGCGCTCGCCCGGCTCGCCGACACCGCCGTGCTCACGTCCGACAACCCCCGCTCGGAGGACCCGCTGCGGATCCTCACCGCGATGCTCGCCGGCGCGGCGGACGTGCCGGCCGGGCAGCGCGGACACGTCATCGTCGAACCCGACCGGGCCGCCGCGGTGGCCGCCGCCGTCGCGCTCGCGCGGCCCGGCGACATCGTGCTGGTGGCCGGCAAGGGCCATGAGCAGGGCCAGGACATCGCCGGAGAGGTGCGCCCCTTCGACGACCGAGAGGTGCTGCGCGCCGCGATCGATAAGGACCGACAAGAACAGTGA
- the rsmH gene encoding 16S rRNA (cytosine(1402)-N(4))-methyltransferase RsmH: MSNPSPSPRHIPVMLRRCLDLLAPALALPGAVVVDATLGLGGHSEALLTTFPSCRLVAVDRDPVALKLAGERLAPFGERATLVHAVYDELPEVLRRLGVPRVQGVLFDLGVSSMQLDEADRGFAYAQDAPLDMRMDQSTGISAAEVLNTYPPGELVRILRAYGEEKFARKIVDAVVREREREPFSGSARLVELIRQALPQAAKRTGGNPAKRTFQALRIEVNGELSVLERAVPAAVAALAVGGRIAVLSYQSLEDRLVKQVLAAGAAHSAPPGLPVVPEQYQPRLKLLTRGAELPDEDEIAGNRRAAPARLRGAERIREDVR, encoded by the coding sequence ATGAGCAACCCGTCCCCGTCCCCGCGGCACATTCCGGTGATGCTGCGGCGCTGCCTCGACCTGCTGGCCCCCGCGCTCGCGCTGCCCGGCGCCGTCGTGGTCGACGCCACGCTCGGACTCGGCGGGCACAGCGAGGCGCTGCTCACCACCTTCCCGTCCTGCCGGCTGGTGGCGGTGGACCGCGACCCGGTCGCGCTGAAGCTCGCCGGCGAGCGGCTCGCGCCGTTCGGGGAGCGCGCCACCCTCGTGCACGCGGTCTACGACGAGCTGCCCGAGGTGCTCCGGCGGCTGGGGGTGCCGCGGGTGCAGGGCGTGCTCTTCGACCTCGGGGTGTCCTCGATGCAGCTCGACGAGGCCGACCGCGGCTTCGCCTACGCCCAGGACGCCCCGCTGGACATGCGGATGGACCAGTCCACCGGGATCAGCGCCGCCGAGGTGCTGAACACCTACCCGCCCGGCGAACTGGTGCGCATCCTGCGGGCGTACGGCGAGGAGAAGTTCGCCCGCAAGATCGTGGACGCGGTGGTGCGCGAGCGGGAGCGGGAGCCGTTCAGCGGCAGCGCGCGGCTGGTCGAGCTGATCCGGCAGGCGCTGCCGCAGGCGGCCAAGCGGACCGGCGGGAACCCGGCCAAGCGCACCTTCCAGGCGCTGCGGATCGAGGTCAACGGCGAACTGTCGGTGCTGGAGCGGGCCGTGCCCGCGGCGGTGGCCGCGCTCGCGGTCGGCGGCCGGATCGCCGTGCTGTCCTACCAGTCGCTGGAGGACCGGCTGGTCAAGCAGGTCCTCGCGGCCGGTGCCGCGCACTCCGCGCCGCCGGGGCTGCCGGTGGTGCCCGAGCAGTACCAGCCCCGGCTGAAGCTGCTGACCCGCGGCGCCGAACTGCCGGACGAGGACGAGATCGCCGGGAACCGGCGGGCCGCACCGGCCCGGTTGCGCGGCGCCGAACGCATCCGGGAGGACGTGCGATGA
- a CDS encoding AAA family ATPase, protein MTTFDARAELSDLTTTAERVRRSVENVIEGKPDVVRIALTVLLAEGHLLIEDVPGVGKTMLSKALARSIDCSVRRIQFTPDLLPSDITGVSVYDQQQRDFEFKPGAIFAQIVVGDEINRASPKTQSALLESMEERQVTIDGTTYELPSPFMVIATQNPVEMEGTYPLPEAQRDRFTARVSIGYPSPEAELKMLDVHGGVSPLDDLQPVAHAHDIVKLIEAVRQVHVADPIRRYAVALVGATRSHPDLRLGASPRATLHLVRAARASAALDGREYVLPDDVQALASAVLAHRLLPTAQAQLNRRTPEQVVAEIVQRVPVPDPAAGGAAGVAGWPQRPAGQPQGMPDTRGL, encoded by the coding sequence GTGACGACCTTTGACGCTCGAGCGGAACTGAGCGATCTGACCACGACCGCGGAGCGGGTGCGCCGGAGCGTGGAGAACGTGATCGAGGGCAAGCCCGACGTCGTACGCATCGCACTGACCGTCCTGCTGGCCGAGGGCCACCTGCTGATCGAGGACGTGCCGGGCGTCGGAAAGACCATGCTGTCCAAGGCGCTGGCGCGGTCCATCGACTGCTCCGTCCGGCGTATCCAGTTCACCCCCGACCTGCTGCCCTCGGACATCACCGGCGTGAGCGTCTACGACCAGCAGCAGCGGGACTTCGAGTTCAAGCCGGGCGCGATCTTCGCCCAGATCGTGGTCGGCGACGAGATCAACCGGGCCTCGCCGAAGACGCAGTCGGCGCTGCTGGAGTCGATGGAGGAGCGCCAGGTCACCATCGACGGCACCACCTACGAACTGCCCAGCCCCTTCATGGTGATCGCCACCCAGAACCCGGTGGAGATGGAGGGCACCTACCCGCTGCCCGAGGCGCAGCGGGACCGCTTCACCGCCCGGGTCTCGATCGGCTACCCGAGCCCCGAGGCCGAGCTGAAGATGCTCGACGTGCACGGCGGGGTCTCCCCGCTGGACGACCTCCAGCCGGTCGCGCACGCGCACGACATCGTGAAGCTGATCGAGGCGGTCCGGCAGGTGCACGTCGCCGATCCGATCCGCCGCTACGCGGTGGCCCTCGTGGGCGCCACCCGCAGCCACCCCGACCTGCGGCTGGGCGCCTCCCCGCGCGCCACCCTGCACCTGGTGCGGGCCGCCCGCGCCTCCGCGGCCCTGGACGGCCGCGAGTACGTCCTGCCCGACGACGTGCAGGCGCTGGCCTCCGCGGTCCTCGCGCACCGGCTGCTGCCGACCGCGCAGGCGCAGCTCAACCGGCGCACGCCGGAGCAGGTGGTGGCCGAGATCGTGCAGCGCGTGCCGGTGCCGGACCCGGCCGCGGGCGGTGCGGCCGGCGTCGCCGGCTGGCCGCAGCGGCCGGCCGGACAGCCCCAGGGCATGCCGGACACGCGGGGCCTGTGA
- the ftsW gene encoding putative lipid II flippase FtsW — MPAARAPRLTGGRGSARRGAARLPKQLRDAWDRPLTAYYVIVGAGLLITVLGLVMVYSASMIQALRYGLPSTYYFRKQLMAVAIGSVLLYGAARMPIRLHRALAYPLLIGAVFLMCLVQVPGIGQTVNGNTNWLSIGGPFQLQPSEFGKLALVMWGADLLARKNEKKLLTQWKHLLVPLVPVAVLLLGLIMLGGDMGTTMVLTAVLFGMLWLAGAPTRLFTGVLAAAGALAALFVLTSPNRMGRLHCIAATSPGANDQCWQAVHGIYALASGGWFGTGLGASVEKWGELPEPHTDFIFAVTGEELGLAGTLSVLALFAALGYAGIRVAGRTEDPFVRFAAGGVTTWITVQAVINVGAVLGLLPIAGVPLPLFSYGGSALLPTMYAVGLLVSFARSEPAARAALATREHASLAGAVRRTMRRRTGRRPSGER, encoded by the coding sequence GTGCCCGCCGCCAGGGCCCCCCGCCTCACCGGCGGCCGCGGCAGCGCCCGGCGCGGCGCGGCACGGCTGCCGAAGCAACTCCGCGACGCGTGGGACCGCCCGCTCACCGCGTACTACGTGATCGTGGGCGCCGGCCTGCTGATCACCGTGCTCGGCCTGGTGATGGTCTACTCCGCGTCGATGATCCAGGCGCTGCGCTACGGCCTGCCCTCGACGTACTACTTCCGCAAGCAGCTCATGGCCGTGGCGATCGGCTCGGTGCTGCTGTACGGGGCGGCGCGGATGCCGATCCGGCTGCACCGGGCGCTGGCCTACCCGCTGCTGATCGGCGCGGTCTTCCTGATGTGCCTGGTCCAGGTGCCGGGGATAGGGCAGACGGTCAACGGCAACACCAACTGGCTGTCCATCGGCGGCCCGTTCCAGCTCCAGCCCAGCGAGTTCGGCAAGCTCGCGCTCGTGATGTGGGGCGCGGACCTGCTCGCCCGCAAGAACGAGAAGAAGCTGCTCACCCAGTGGAAGCACCTGCTGGTCCCGCTGGTCCCGGTCGCGGTGCTGCTGCTCGGGCTGATCATGCTCGGCGGCGACATGGGCACCACCATGGTGCTCACCGCGGTCCTGTTCGGCATGCTGTGGCTGGCCGGCGCCCCCACCCGGCTGTTCACCGGCGTGCTCGCCGCGGCCGGCGCGCTGGCCGCGCTCTTCGTGCTGACCAGCCCGAACCGGATGGGCCGGCTGCACTGCATCGCCGCGACCTCGCCGGGCGCGAACGACCAGTGCTGGCAGGCCGTGCACGGCATCTACGCCCTGGCGTCGGGCGGCTGGTTCGGCACCGGGCTGGGCGCGAGCGTGGAGAAATGGGGCGAACTGCCCGAGCCGCACACCGACTTCATCTTCGCCGTGACCGGGGAGGAACTGGGCCTGGCCGGGACGCTGTCCGTGCTCGCCCTCTTCGCGGCACTAGGCTACGCGGGTATCCGCGTGGCCGGTCGCACGGAGGACCCCTTCGTCAGGTTCGCAGCGGGTGGCGTGACCACCTGGATCACGGTCCAGGCCGTGATCAACGTCGGTGCGGTGCTCGGCCTGCTGCCGATCGCCGGGGTGCCGCTCCCGCTGTTCTCCTACGGGGGCTCGGCCCTCCTGCCGACCATGTACGCGGTGGGGCTGCTGGTCTCCTTCGCCAGGAGCGAGCCGGCGGCGCGGGCGGCCCTGGCCACCCGGGAGCACGCCTCCCTGGCCGGGGCGGTGAGACGGACGATGCGACGGCGTACCGGAAGGCGGCCGTCGGGAGAGCGGTGA
- the murD gene encoding UDP-N-acetylmuramoyl-L-alanine--D-glutamate ligase → MTAARPAPGPARFDDPADFKDARVTVAGLGVSGVPAAKALLQLGARVTVVNGPAGDRQRAEAAALEALGAEVRLGDADTLPDGTELVVTTPGWKPSSPLFAAAAEAGVQVWGDVELAWRLRGPDAAPWLAITGTNGKTTATRMLAAILTAAGLRTAAVGNIGVSLFDVVLGEPEGGPYDVLAVELSSYQLHWAPSLRPHSAAVLNLAPDHLDWHGSMAAYAADKGRIYTGNQVACVYNAADRETERLVREADVEEGCRAIGFTLQAPAPSQFGVVDGILVDRAFVEDRQNRAQELAEVADVRPPAPHNIANALAAAALARAFGVEPAAVREGLRAFRPDAHRIAEVAVVDGVTYVDDSKATNTHAAAASLAAYPSVVWLAGGLAKGAEFDELAARAASGLRAVVLFGADRAVIREALARHAPQVPVVELERTDTGAMSAAVGTARDLARPGDTVLLAPACASMDMFTNYNQRGDLFAEAVRALAAAGGQEEVGPADHGR, encoded by the coding sequence ATGACGGCCGCCCGGCCCGCCCCCGGTCCGGCCCGCTTCGACGACCCGGCCGACTTCAAGGACGCCCGCGTCACCGTCGCCGGACTCGGCGTCTCGGGGGTGCCCGCCGCGAAGGCCCTGCTCCAGCTCGGGGCGCGGGTGACCGTGGTCAACGGACCGGCCGGCGACCGGCAGCGGGCCGAGGCGGCCGCACTGGAGGCGCTCGGCGCCGAGGTCCGGCTCGGCGACGCGGACACGCTCCCGGACGGCACCGAACTGGTCGTCACCACCCCCGGGTGGAAGCCGTCGAGCCCGCTGTTCGCGGCCGCCGCGGAGGCGGGCGTGCAGGTGTGGGGCGACGTCGAACTCGCCTGGCGGCTGCGCGGACCGGACGCGGCACCGTGGCTGGCGATCACCGGGACCAACGGCAAGACCACCGCCACCCGCATGCTCGCCGCGATCCTCACCGCCGCCGGCCTGCGCACCGCGGCCGTGGGCAACATCGGCGTCTCGCTCTTCGACGTCGTCCTGGGCGAGCCGGAGGGCGGCCCCTACGACGTCCTCGCCGTCGAACTGTCCAGCTACCAGCTCCACTGGGCGCCGAGCCTGCGCCCGCACTCCGCGGCGGTGCTCAACCTCGCGCCCGACCACCTGGACTGGCACGGCTCGATGGCCGCGTACGCCGCGGACAAGGGCCGGATCTACACCGGCAACCAGGTCGCCTGCGTGTACAACGCCGCCGACCGGGAGACCGAGCGGCTGGTGCGCGAGGCCGACGTCGAGGAGGGCTGCCGGGCGATCGGCTTCACCCTCCAGGCGCCGGCGCCCTCGCAGTTCGGCGTGGTCGACGGCATCCTCGTGGACCGCGCGTTCGTCGAGGACCGGCAGAACCGGGCGCAGGAACTGGCCGAGGTCGCGGACGTCCGGCCGCCGGCCCCGCACAACATCGCCAACGCGCTGGCCGCGGCCGCGCTCGCCCGGGCCTTCGGGGTCGAACCGGCCGCCGTGCGCGAGGGCCTGCGCGCCTTCCGGCCGGACGCCCACCGCATCGCCGAGGTCGCCGTCGTCGACGGCGTCACCTACGTCGACGACTCCAAGGCCACCAACACGCACGCGGCCGCGGCGTCGCTCGCGGCCTACCCGTCGGTGGTCTGGCTGGCCGGCGGGCTGGCCAAGGGCGCGGAGTTCGACGAGCTGGCCGCGCGGGCCGCGTCCGGGCTGCGCGCGGTGGTGCTGTTCGGCGCCGACCGGGCGGTGATCCGCGAAGCACTGGCGCGACACGCCCCGCAGGTCCCGGTGGTGGAGCTGGAACGGACCGACACTGGGGCGATGTCCGCCGCCGTCGGTACGGCCCGCGACCTCGCCCGGCCGGGCGACACGGTCCTGCTGGCCCCGGCCTGCGCGTCGATGGACATGTTCACCAACTACAACCAGCGTGGTGACCTGTTCGCCGAGGCGGTACGTGCCCTCGCCGCCGCCGGCGGGCAGGAGGAGGTCGGCCCGGCCGACCACGGCCGCTGA
- a CDS encoding UDP-N-acetylmuramoyl-tripeptide--D-alanyl-D-alanine ligase, which produces MIPLTLAEVARAVGGSTHDIPDSALRVTGPVVRDSREVVPGSLFVAFAGERSDGHDFAAKAVADGAVAVLAARPVGVPAVVVDDVQAALGSLARHVIERLGATVVALTGSAGKTSTKDLLAQLLERLAPTVWTPGSFNNEIGLPLTALSADEGTRHLVLEMGARGIGHIAYLTGLTPPRIGLVLNVGSAHIGEFGGREQIAQAKGELVEALPSAAEGGVAVLNADDPLVSAMRTRTTAKVVTFGEAPEADVRAENVTLNATGQPFFTLRTPSGCAEVTLRLYGEHHVSNALAAAAVARELGMPVEEIATALSAAGSLSHWRMEVTELPDGVTVINDAYNANPESMRAALRTLAAMGSSVQARGGRTWAVLGKMAELGEQSLAEHDAVGRLAVRLNVSKLVAVGGTEAGWLQMGAYNEGSWGEESVHVSDAEAAVDLVRAQARPGDVVLVKASRSVGLESVALALIEAGGAAAGGAAREGATR; this is translated from the coding sequence GTGATCCCCCTCACCCTCGCCGAGGTCGCACGCGCGGTCGGCGGGAGCACGCACGACATACCGGACAGTGCGCTACGCGTCACGGGCCCGGTGGTCAGGGACTCCCGCGAGGTGGTTCCCGGCTCCCTGTTCGTCGCGTTCGCCGGAGAGCGCTCGGACGGCCACGACTTCGCCGCCAAGGCGGTCGCCGACGGCGCGGTGGCGGTGCTGGCCGCCCGACCGGTCGGCGTCCCCGCCGTCGTGGTGGACGACGTCCAGGCCGCGCTGGGCTCGCTCGCCCGGCACGTCATCGAGCGGCTGGGCGCGACCGTGGTGGCGCTGACCGGCTCGGCCGGCAAGACCAGCACCAAGGACCTGCTCGCACAGCTCCTGGAGCGCCTGGCACCCACCGTGTGGACGCCCGGCTCGTTCAACAACGAGATCGGGCTGCCGCTGACCGCCCTCAGCGCCGACGAGGGCACCCGCCACCTGGTGCTGGAGATGGGCGCCCGCGGCATCGGCCACATCGCCTACCTGACCGGGCTCACCCCGCCCCGGATCGGCCTGGTGCTCAACGTGGGCAGCGCGCACATCGGCGAGTTCGGCGGCCGCGAGCAGATCGCCCAGGCCAAGGGCGAACTCGTCGAGGCCCTGCCGAGCGCGGCCGAGGGCGGCGTCGCCGTGCTGAACGCCGACGACCCGCTGGTGAGTGCCATGCGCACCCGAACCACGGCGAAAGTGGTGACCTTCGGCGAAGCCCCCGAAGCGGACGTACGCGCCGAGAACGTGACGCTCAACGCCACCGGGCAGCCGTTCTTCACCCTGCGCACACCCTCCGGGTGCGCCGAAGTGACCTTGCGCCTGTACGGTGAGCATCACGTGTCGAACGCGCTCGCCGCGGCCGCCGTCGCCCGTGAACTCGGCATGCCTGTCGAGGAGATCGCCACCGCGCTCTCCGCGGCCGGCTCGCTCTCGCACTGGCGGATGGAGGTCACCGAGCTTCCCGACGGCGTGACGGTCATCAACGACGCCTACAACGCGAACCCGGAATCCATGAGGGCAGCCCTGCGCACACTCGCGGCGATGGGCAGCTCCGTACAGGCCCGGGGGGGCCGTACCTGGGCGGTGCTGGGGAAGATGGCCGAACTCGGCGAGCAGTCGCTCGCGGAGCACGACGCGGTGGGGCGGCTGGCCGTCCGACTCAACGTCAGCAAGCTCGTGGCCGTCGGCGGCACGGAAGCCGGGTGGCTGCAAATGGGCGCTTACAACGAGGGTTCGTGGGGTGAGGAGTCGGTGCACGTGTCCGACGCGGAGGCGGCGGTCGACCTGGTGCGCGCTCAGGCGCGGCCGGGAGATGTCGTGCTGGTCAAGGCGTCGAGGTCGGTCGGACTGGAGTCCGTCGCCCTCGCGCTGATCGAGGCCGGCGGCGCAGCCGCCGGCGGGGCGGCCCGCGAGGGTGCCACCCGATGA
- the mraY gene encoding phospho-N-acetylmuramoyl-pentapeptide-transferase: protein MKQILVSGVLGLFLSLFGTPLLIRLLARKGYGQMIRDDGPKAHHSKRGTPTMGGIAFISATVLAYVITKLATGDKASMSGVLVLFLTVGMGLVGFLDDYIKIVKQRSLGLRAKAKMAGQLIVGIAFAVLALNFHDSRGQTPASTKLSFTTDFGWSIGPVIFVIWALFMILAMSNGVNLTDGLDGLATGASVMVFAAYTVIGVWQYGQWCGAPVSANGACYEVRDPLDLAVVAAALMGACFGFLWWNTSPAKIFMGDTGSLALGGALAGFAICSRTELLLAILGGLFVLITMSVVIQVGSFRLTGKRVFRMAPLQHHFELKGWSEVLIVVRFWIIQGMCMAVGLGLFYAAWVAAS, encoded by the coding sequence ATGAAGCAGATCCTCGTCTCCGGCGTCCTGGGCCTGTTCCTGTCGCTGTTCGGCACCCCGCTGCTGATCCGCCTGCTGGCCCGCAAGGGCTACGGGCAGATGATCCGGGACGACGGCCCGAAGGCGCACCACAGCAAGCGCGGCACGCCCACCATGGGCGGCATCGCCTTCATCTCGGCCACGGTGCTCGCGTACGTGATCACCAAGCTCGCCACCGGCGACAAGGCCAGCATGTCCGGTGTCCTGGTGCTGTTCCTGACCGTCGGGATGGGCCTGGTCGGCTTCCTCGACGACTACATCAAGATCGTCAAGCAGCGCAGCCTGGGTCTGCGGGCCAAGGCGAAGATGGCCGGCCAGCTCATCGTCGGCATCGCCTTCGCGGTGCTCGCGCTGAACTTCCACGACTCGCGGGGCCAGACCCCGGCGTCCACGAAGCTCTCCTTCACCACGGACTTCGGCTGGTCCATCGGCCCGGTGATCTTCGTGATCTGGGCGCTGTTCATGATCCTGGCGATGTCCAACGGCGTGAACCTCACCGACGGCCTCGACGGCCTGGCCACCGGCGCGTCCGTGATGGTCTTCGCCGCCTACACCGTCATCGGCGTGTGGCAGTACGGCCAGTGGTGCGGCGCCCCGGTCAGCGCCAACGGCGCCTGCTACGAGGTGCGCGACCCGCTGGACCTGGCCGTGGTGGCCGCCGCGCTGATGGGCGCCTGCTTCGGCTTCCTGTGGTGGAACACCTCGCCGGCGAAGATCTTCATGGGGGACACCGGCTCGCTGGCCCTGGGCGGCGCGCTGGCCGGCTTCGCGATCTGCTCGCGCACCGAACTGCTGCTGGCCATCCTCGGCGGCCTGTTCGTCCTGATCACCATGTCCGTGGTCATCCAGGTCGGCTCCTTCCGGCTCACCGGCAAGCGGGTCTTCCGGATGGCGCCGCTCCAGCACCACTTCGAACTCAAGGGCTGGAGCGAGGTCCTGATCGTGGTCCGGTTCTGGATCATCCAGGGCATGTGCATGGCCGTCGGCCTCGGGCTGTTCTACGCGGCCTGGGTGGCGGCGTCATGA
- the mraZ gene encoding division/cell wall cluster transcriptional repressor MraZ, protein MFLGFLGTYTPRLDDKNRLVLPSRFREQLADGLVITRGQERCLYVWPVEGFRAATERWSGAPLTSKAARDYLRVLFAGAHDEVPDRQGRVTVPQPLRDYAGLVRECAVIGANTRVEIWSAEAWERYLAAQEDTFSALSQEVATGLL, encoded by the coding sequence GTGTTCCTGGGATTCCTCGGGACGTACACGCCGCGGCTGGACGACAAGAACCGGCTGGTGCTGCCGTCGCGCTTCCGCGAGCAGCTCGCCGACGGACTGGTGATCACCCGCGGGCAGGAGCGCTGCCTGTACGTGTGGCCGGTCGAGGGCTTCCGGGCCGCCACCGAGCGGTGGTCCGGCGCGCCCCTCACCTCCAAGGCCGCCCGCGACTACCTGCGGGTGCTGTTCGCGGGCGCACACGACGAAGTGCCGGACAGGCAGGGCCGGGTGACGGTCCCGCAGCCGCTGCGGGACTACGCGGGCCTGGTCCGCGAGTGCGCCGTGATCGGGGCGAACACCCGGGTGGAGATCTGGTCGGCGGAGGCGTGGGAGCGGTACCTGGCCGCCCAGGAAGACACCTTTTCGGCCCTGTCACAGGAGGTCGCGACCGGATTACTGTGA